From the genome of Pseudomonas mohnii:
TGGGCATGGACGGCCTTGATGGCGACCCAGACAAATCGACCCTCGATGCGCTGAAGACCCAGCGTCCGATCCAGGTGCGTTCCACCGATTTCCATACCGTGCTGGTCAACTCCCGTGGCCTCGCGGTGGCGGGCATCGACAAGCACACGGCCAACCCCGGCGATGGCAAATACGTGCGCGACAGTACCGGCAACCCGACCGGCATCTGCGAGGACGGCGCGGCCGATGCCATGGCCGCGGTGGTACCGCCCGCCACCGAGGCCGAGAAGTTGATTCAGAGCCGCGCCGCGCTCGATGCCATGCGCCAGCAAGGTATCACCAGTTTCTTCGATGCCCTGTCCGGGCCGGAGAACGCCAAGGCGTTCACCATGCTGGAGCAATCGGGCGAGTTGACCGCTCGGGCCTTGCTGGCCATCAAGCTCGATCCGGCCGCCGCGGCTGCCGACCCGGACAAGACCATTGCCGAAGCCAAGAGCCTGGCCAGCCTGTATGACCAGGGCGAGGCCAAAGTCACACCGGGTGTGAACATGCGCCACGTCAAATTGTTCATGGACGGCATCATCAATGCGCCGGCCGACACTGGCGCCATGTTGACGCCCTACCTGCACAACGCCGGCACGGAAAAGGCACCGAAATGGACGCCTGGCAAGAATCGCGGCGAATTGTATTTCCCGCCGCAAGTGCTGGACCCGCTGCTATTGAAAGCGGTGCAGGCCGGTTTCGATCCACACCTGCATGCCACCGGTGACCGCGCGGTGCGTGACTCGCTCGACGCCATCGAATACGTGCGCAAGCAATTGCCCGGCAATGCCTTCCGACCGACCATCACCCACGCCGAATCGGTGGACCCCGCGGACTACGGGCGCTTCAAGGCCCTGGACGTGACCGCCAACATGTCTTTCCAGTGGGCACAGCAAGCGCCGTCCACGGTCGATGGCACCAGCGATCACCTCGGTGTCGAGCGCTTCGCGCGCATGGAACCGTCGGGCAGCATCGCCCGCGCCGGTGGCCGCGTGGCCTATGGCAGCGATTGGCCGGTCGATCCGCTCGATGAATTCCTGGCATTGAAGATCGGCGTCACCCGCTCGGGCGATCCGCAGAACCCGCACAGTTATGGCCCCGACTATGCGGGCAGACTCAACGCCGAGCCGGCACTGTCCCGTGCCGACGTACTGCGCACCATCACCCTGAATGCCGCCGAGCAACTGAAACTGGATGCCGTGGTCGGTTCGCTGGAGGTGGGCAAATTCGCGGACTTGATCGTTCTCGACAAAAACTTCATGCAGGTTCCGGAGGACGCGTTGGGGCGCAACAAGGTGCTGCTGACGATGGTCGGCGGCAAGATCGTGTGGGCCAAGGCACCGTTCGTGGGGCAGGTGGCCGTTAACGAACAACAGCCTGTCCGTTAAACACAAATCCCCTTGGGAGCGAGCCTGCTCGCGATGGCGGTGAGTCAGGCGGCGGTGATGTTGGATGTGACGATGCCTTCGCTGGCAAGCCAGCTCCTGCAAGAGGTGGGGATGCATGCGCAATCAGTGAGCAACCGAGAAACCTGTGGGAGCGGGCTTGCCAGCGAAGGCGTCTGCACATTTGACATGTGTGCAAGCTGACCCGGCGCTGTCGCGAGCAAGCCCGCTCCGTGATGCATGAATGCTTTCTATCTTTCAAAGAGAACAATAACAATGACCAAGACCTGCGACAGCCCACAACGAAGTCCCCTGATCGAGACGCGCTCGATCGATTTCATTCCCGAGGCCGAGCGCCACGGCAGTCTCTACAGCCAGTTCACCCTGTGGCTTGGCGCCAACCTGCAGATCACCGCGATCGTCACCGGGGCGCTGGCCGTGGTGCTGGGTGGCGATGTGTTCTGGTCTCTGATCGGCTTGCTGATTGGCCAGGTGCTTGGCGGTGCCGTGGTGGCGCTGCATGCGGCGCAAGGGCCGAAGCTCGGGCTGCCGCAGATGATCTCCAGCCGCGTGCAGTTCGGGGTGTACGGCGCGGCGATCCCGATTGTCCTGGTGTGCCTGATGTACCTCGGATTCAGCGCCACTGGCGCGGTACTGTCAGGACAGGCGATAGCCCAGTTGATCAATGTCAGCGACAGCGCCGGCATCCTGATTTTCGCCGCCTGCATCGCCTTTCTGACGATCTTCGGTTATCGGGTGATTCACCTGGTCGGGCGCGTGGCCAGCGTCCTGGGCATCATCGCGTTCGTCTATCTGTTCACCCGCTTGATGACCCTCAACGACATCGGCCTGCTGCTGGACAACCGGCACTTCGGCTGGGGCACGTTCCTGCTGGCGATGTCGCTGTCCGCCTCCTGGCAAATCGCCTTCGGCCCTTACGTCGCTGACTACTCGCGCTACCTGCCGAGCAATACCGCGTCCTGGAAAACCTTCACGGCGGTTGGCCTGGGCACCGTGCTCGGCGCCCAGGCGTCGATGGTGCTGGGGGTATTCGCCGCCGCGTTGGCCGGGGCGAATTTTCGTGGCCATGAAGTGGCGACCATCGTCGGTCTGGGCAGTACCGGGGTGATGGCTTCCTTGCTGTACCTGAGCGTGGTCTTCGGCAAGGTCACGGTGTCGACCCTCAACGCCTATGGCAGCTTCATGTGCGTGGCCACCATCATCAGTGGCTTTCGCAGCCGTCTGGAAATCAGCGCCGGCCAGCGCATGCTGTTTGTACTGCTGATTGTCGCGGCGTCCACCACGCTCGCGCTGCTGGGGCAGTACTCGTTCCTCAACAGCTTCAAGTATTTCATCCTGTTCCTGCTGACATTCTTCACGCCCTGGAGCGCGATCAACCTGGTGGATTACTACTTCATCAACAAGGAACGCTATGACATCCCGGCCTTGTCCGATCCGTCGGGGCGTTATGGTCGCTGGAACCTGCGCGGCATCGGCGTGTATGTGGTTGGCGTGCTGATCCAGCTGCCTTTCGTCGATACCCACTTCTATTCCGGGCCGATGGTTGCGCAGCTGGGTGGCGTGGATATTTCCTGGATCGTAGGGCTGGCAGTGCCGGGAATTCTCTATTACTGGCTGGCCAGGGACTCGGCTCGGGCGCTGTCGCCTGAGCAGCGTTCAAACGCCTGAACCGGTTCCCGCTTCAACGTCCGGGTAGGTTCAAGCCGACGCGCAATTGCTCGTATTGCTCCTCGGGCATTTGAATCAGCAGGGGCGCCTGGCTTGGGTCGAGCCAACTGAACAGCCGAGTGATATCGGCTTGATCCATGGCAGTGCAGCCCTGCGTCGGCGAGGCAGGGCTGCGCCAGATATGGAAGAAAATGCACGAACCCGCTGCCGGGGCGGCCGGTGTGTTGTGTTCAATGACGATGCCTTTTCGGTACAGCTCATCCATGCTGCGCATGTGCTCGGAGCTGGTCCAGTCTTTCGTTGTCGTCGCGCCGTCGACGAGCTGGTTGTAGCGTTGGGAGTGGCTGTCATCCACGCATTCAATGGTGGAGGTCAGTGCGACGTAAGGCAGCCGGGTTTCAGCCGTCGTGTCGTAGCCAAACGCGGTCCCCAGCTTGAATATCCCGGCCGGCGCTTTTCCATCGCCTTCCTGTTTGATGGGCCCGTCGCGCTGATCAACAGGGCCGAGGCCCTTGCCCCAGGCCAACCCGTTCTTGCCCAGCACCACATCAAACGCTGCCTGGTATTTGCGAAAGCGGTTGCCCTGTCGTTCATAACGCTGCGCGGTCGCGTGGGTGTCGGTCCATTTTTGGCTGGTGACCACAATCAGTTGATTGCTGGTCTTGAGAACGTCCCCCAGCGCAAGCGGCGTAATGGGGAAATCCATGACGTCTTTCAGCGTCGCATCGCCGCTGTAGGTGAAGTGCCACCACTCGGCCGAGTAGCCGCTGAAGCCTTCTTTCTCCATGGCGCGGGTGAGTCGTTGGCGATTGGCCTTGGCCGTGGCGCTGATCTGCGTTGAGTCGGTGTGCGCGCGTTCATCGAAGCAGTCGAAACCGGTGCCCATGTCCACGGCGCCGTCGTGCCAGCGCTGGTCGTACGGGGCCGTGCAATCGACGGCAGTGGCGGAAGGCGTCCAGGTGTCGGCGGGCAGGGCGTCCGGGCCGGTCATGGTCAGATCGACGGTGCTGCCTCGGGAGTGATTGGACACCCGGGCCACATAGCCCAGACGCCAGAAGTCCTGCTTGTCCACCCGTGGGTAGAACTCGGTCTTGCGCGGGTCGCCCGGCTCGGTGGCGAAGCGCCCCATGTCCGCGACCGCGCGGCTGGGTCGATAGCAGTCGAAAACCTTCAAGCCGTAGCCTTGCGCCTGCAAGGCCGCTTGCACCCGGGACAGGGCCTTGGCGGCATTCACCGACAGCAGGCACTCCGGCGCCGCATAACCGTCGAGCGGGTGCCCGGTGAAGTTGTGGGCGCTGGCGTAGCGGATGTCCTGCGCGATGCCCGGGTCGATCGTGCGCAAGTACACCATGTGTTCGGGCCTGGTTTTGGCCGCCTCGTCGGCACCGACGATGCAGGGCAGGGTGAGGCTCAGTGACAGGAGCAATGTTCGAACGGCAAAGGGCATCGGGCCGGGTCTCCGAAATGCATGGCAAGTCAGCCCATCATGGCGTGAATCCCGCCGCACCTCCATGCAGTTGTTGATCGGCATGATAGGACGAGCGCACCAGCGGCCCGGAGGCGACGTTCTTGAAGCCCATCCGCGCGCCTTCCTCGGCGAACCAGGCAAACACGTCCGGGTGGACGAAACGCTGCACCGGCAGGTGGCTGCGCGAGGGTTGCAGGTACTGGCCAAGAGTGAGCATGTCGATATCGTGCTCGCGCATGCGCTGCATCACCTCCATGACTTCGGTGTCGGTTTCACCCAGGCCCAGCATCTGCCCGGACTTGGTCGGTACGTGCGGCACCCGCTGCTTGAAGTTCTGCAGCAGGTCCAGCGACCACTCGAAATCCGAACCCGGCCGCGCGGCCTTATACAGGCGCGGAACGGTCTCCAGGTTGTGGTTGAAAACATCGGGCGGCTCGCTGGCGGTGATCGCCAGGGCCACGTCCATGCGCCCGCGATAGTCCGGCACCAGGGTTTCCAGTTGTATGCCCGGCGTCCGTTTACGGATCTCGCGCAGGCAGTCGACAAAGTGTTGGGCGCCGCCGTCGCGCAGGTCATCACGGTCCACCGAGGTGATCACCACGTACTTGAGGCGCAACTCGGCGATGGCCACGGCGAGGTTGGTCGGTTCATCGACGTCCAGCGGTTTCGGCCGACCGTGGCCCACGTCGCAGAACGGACAGCGGCGGGTGCAGATGTCGCCCATGATCATGAAGGTCGCGGTGCCGCCGGAAAAACACTCGCCCAGGTTCGGGCACGAGGCTTCTTCACAGACACTGTGCAGCTTATGTTTGCGCAGCAATTGCTTGATGCGTTCGACCTCGGGAGAGATCGGCATGCGTACACGTATCCAGTTCGGTTTACGCGCAAACTCATCGGTCGGAATGATCTTGACCGGAATCCGCGCGACTTTATCCGCGCCGCGCAACTTGGTACCGACTTCCACCTTGGCCGGGCTTTTGCCGGGCGATTCCACGGGTGTGTTCATATATTTTTCCAAGGTCTGTCAGACAAGAACCGGACCTGTAGGAGCGAGCCTGCTCGCGATGGTCGCTAACGATAACGCGGGCTTGCTGACGAAAACGCATCAGCTTTACGTCCATCGCGAGCAGGCTCGCTCCTACAGGGTTTTGTGTCGGGCGATCAGTCGCGATACACCGGGAAATCGCTGCACATCGCCGCCGCCTGCCGCGCCACCTGGGCCTCGACATCGGCATCGCCGAGGTGGTCGAGGATGTCGCAGATCCAGCCCGCCAGCTCGATGCTCTGGGCTTCCTTGAAACCACGGCTGGTGATGGCCGGGGTGCCAATGCGCAATCCGGAGGTCACGAACGGCGATTGTGGATCGTTGGGCACGGCGTTCTTGTTCACGGTGATGCCGGCACGGCCGAGGGCGGCGTCGGCGTCTTTGCCGGTCAGGCCCTGGCGGATCAGGCTGACCAGGAACAGGTGGTTGTCGGTCCCGCCGGACACCACGTCATAACCGCGCTCGATAAACACTTTCGCCATGGCCTGGGCGTTGCGGATCACTTGTGCCTGATAAGTTTTGAAGGCGGGCTCCAGCGCTTCCTTGAAACACACGGCCTTGGCGGCGATCACGTGCATCAACGGGCCGCCCTGACCGCCGGGGAACACGGCCGCGTTGAGTTTTTTCTCCAGTTCCGCATTGGCCCTGGCCAGAATCAGCCCGCCACGGGGGCCGCGCAGGGTCTTGTGGGTGGTGGTCGTCACCACGTCAGCAAACGGGATCGGGTTCGGGTACAGACCGGTGGCCACCAGCCCGGCGACGTGGGCCATGTCGACGAACAGGTAGGCACCCACCTTGTCGGCGATCTCACGGAAACGCGGGAAGTCCAGGGTCTTGGAGTAAGCCGAGAACCCGGCAATGATCATCTTCGGCTGGTGCTCGACGGCCAGACGCTCGACTTCGTCGTAATCGATCAGGCCGGTGGCGGTGTCGATGCCGTACTGCACGGCGTTGTACAGCTTGCCGGAAAAGCTGACCTTGGCGCCGTGAGTCAGGTGCCCGCCGTGGGCCAGGCTCATGCCCAGCACGGTGTCGCCCGGTTGCAGCAAGGCCAGATAAACCGCCGCGTTGGCCTGGCTGCCGGAGTGTGGCTGGACGTTGGCGTAATCGGCGCCAAAGAGTTGTTTGGCGCGATCGATTGCCAGTTGTTCGACCACGTCCACGTGCTCGCAGCCGCCGTAGTAACGCTTGCCCGGATAACCTTCGGCGTACTTGTTGGTCAGCCCGCTGCCTTGCGCTTCCATCACCCGCTGGCTAGTGTAGTTTTCCGAGGCGATCAATTCGATGTGGTGTTCTTGCCGCGCATCCTCGGCGTTCATCGCCGCCAGCAGTTCGTCGTCGTAGCCTTTGATCTGGTCGTGTTTGCTGAACATGGTGAAGTCCTCTGGTTGTTCTTGAATAGGGGGCACTGCTCTTCTGTAGGAGCGAGCCTGCTCGCGATGGTCGTTAACGATGACACAGGGAACCAGATGCCCAGCGGCGCTCTGGAGTCCATCGCGAGCAAGCTCGCTCCTACAGGGTTATGTTTTGTGGTCAGGCGTATTCGGCAATCGACGGGCAGGCACAGATCAGGTTGCGGTCGCCAAAGACGTTGTCGACTCGGCCTACGGGCGGCCAGTACTTGGCGTCGATCAAGGTGTCCAGTGGATAAACCGCCTGCTCCCGGCTATACGGATG
Proteins encoded in this window:
- a CDS encoding amidohydrolase gives rise to the protein MKLSRLFIAVAGATAVSCVALVGCQTEGSTSADVVMRNGYVYTVDGKNSVQQAVAVKDGRIVYVGSDEGAASYIGTQTQQIDLAGRMLMPGLIDAHMHPGDGGRAMTLCDLKYQTMTRKVFQETIQACLDAEKDKGPDVWLEVGSWDRMGMDGLDGDPDKSTLDALKTQRPIQVRSTDFHTVLVNSRGLAVAGIDKHTANPGDGKYVRDSTGNPTGICEDGAADAMAAVVPPATEAEKLIQSRAALDAMRQQGITSFFDALSGPENAKAFTMLEQSGELTARALLAIKLDPAAAAADPDKTIAEAKSLASLYDQGEAKVTPGVNMRHVKLFMDGIINAPADTGAMLTPYLHNAGTEKAPKWTPGKNRGELYFPPQVLDPLLLKAVQAGFDPHLHATGDRAVRDSLDAIEYVRKQLPGNAFRPTITHAESVDPADYGRFKALDVTANMSFQWAQQAPSTVDGTSDHLGVERFARMEPSGSIARAGGRVAYGSDWPVDPLDEFLALKIGVTRSGDPQNPHSYGPDYAGRLNAEPALSRADVLRTITLNAAEQLKLDAVVGSLEVGKFADLIVLDKNFMQVPEDALGRNKVLLTMVGGKIVWAKAPFVGQVAVNEQQPVR
- a CDS encoding purine-cytosine permease family protein — protein: MTKTCDSPQRSPLIETRSIDFIPEAERHGSLYSQFTLWLGANLQITAIVTGALAVVLGGDVFWSLIGLLIGQVLGGAVVALHAAQGPKLGLPQMISSRVQFGVYGAAIPIVLVCLMYLGFSATGAVLSGQAIAQLINVSDSAGILIFAACIAFLTIFGYRVIHLVGRVASVLGIIAFVYLFTRLMTLNDIGLLLDNRHFGWGTFLLAMSLSASWQIAFGPYVADYSRYLPSNTASWKTFTAVGLGTVLGAQASMVLGVFAAALAGANFRGHEVATIVGLGSTGVMASLLYLSVVFGKVTVSTLNAYGSFMCVATIISGFRSRLEISAGQRMLFVLLIVAASTTLALLGQYSFLNSFKYFILFLLTFFTPWSAINLVDYYFINKERYDIPALSDPSGRYGRWNLRGIGVYVVGVLIQLPFVDTHFYSGPMVAQLGGVDISWIVGLAVPGILYYWLARDSARALSPEQRSNA
- a CDS encoding M15 family metallopeptidase, which gives rise to MPFAVRTLLLSLSLTLPCIVGADEAAKTRPEHMVYLRTIDPGIAQDIRYASAHNFTGHPLDGYAAPECLLSVNAAKALSRVQAALQAQGYGLKVFDCYRPSRAVADMGRFATEPGDPRKTEFYPRVDKQDFWRLGYVARVSNHSRGSTVDLTMTGPDALPADTWTPSATAVDCTAPYDQRWHDGAVDMGTGFDCFDERAHTDSTQISATAKANRQRLTRAMEKEGFSGYSAEWWHFTYSGDATLKDVMDFPITPLALGDVLKTSNQLIVVTSQKWTDTHATAQRYERQGNRFRKYQAAFDVVLGKNGLAWGKGLGPVDQRDGPIKQEGDGKAPAGIFKLGTAFGYDTTAETRLPYVALTSTIECVDDSHSQRYNQLVDGATTTKDWTSSEHMRSMDELYRKGIVIEHNTPAAPAAGSCIFFHIWRSPASPTQGCTAMDQADITRLFSWLDPSQAPLLIQMPEEQYEQLRVGLNLPGR
- the lipA gene encoding lipoyl synthase; the protein is MNTPVESPGKSPAKVEVGTKLRGADKVARIPVKIIPTDEFARKPNWIRVRMPISPEVERIKQLLRKHKLHSVCEEASCPNLGECFSGGTATFMIMGDICTRRCPFCDVGHGRPKPLDVDEPTNLAVAIAELRLKYVVITSVDRDDLRDGGAQHFVDCLREIRKRTPGIQLETLVPDYRGRMDVALAITASEPPDVFNHNLETVPRLYKAARPGSDFEWSLDLLQNFKQRVPHVPTKSGQMLGLGETDTEVMEVMQRMREHDIDMLTLGQYLQPSRSHLPVQRFVHPDVFAWFAEEGARMGFKNVASGPLVRSSYHADQQLHGGAAGFTP
- the glyA gene encoding serine hydroxymethyltransferase, whose amino-acid sequence is MFSKHDQIKGYDDELLAAMNAEDARQEHHIELIASENYTSQRVMEAQGSGLTNKYAEGYPGKRYYGGCEHVDVVEQLAIDRAKQLFGADYANVQPHSGSQANAAVYLALLQPGDTVLGMSLAHGGHLTHGAKVSFSGKLYNAVQYGIDTATGLIDYDEVERLAVEHQPKMIIAGFSAYSKTLDFPRFREIADKVGAYLFVDMAHVAGLVATGLYPNPIPFADVVTTTTHKTLRGPRGGLILARANAELEKKLNAAVFPGGQGGPLMHVIAAKAVCFKEALEPAFKTYQAQVIRNAQAMAKVFIERGYDVVSGGTDNHLFLVSLIRQGLTGKDADAALGRAGITVNKNAVPNDPQSPFVTSGLRIGTPAITSRGFKEAQSIELAGWICDILDHLGDADVEAQVARQAAAMCSDFPVYRD